The proteins below are encoded in one region of Xenopus laevis strain J_2021 chromosome 8L, Xenopus_laevis_v10.1, whole genome shotgun sequence:
- the ptgir.L gene encoding prostacyclin receptor: MPISCENATRVHENSHPAISTLMFAAGVVGNLLALGILGVHRRERRARASPFWVLVTGLAVTDLLGTCILSPVVFVSYAQQSSILALGAAPLCHLFAFAMTFFSLASMMLLFCMALERCLAISHPYMYSQHAWGHRLAHAAIPVSYVLGALLCALPLVGVGEHKQYCPGTWCFIRMTVPGDRESGALAFSLLYASLTGLLIVAIVICNTSVTASLCQMRKGQKARRGSLRRCGARGWLLGAGEEELEHLILLALMTVIFMVCSVPLTLRAFLGALYEDDNESGDLLAFRFSALNPILDPWIFIIFRGSVFRKLRSLLCSGWSHTNKPTCVTSFLEPSSPGFIPRSPELVPVGDTHCAGNVPRDSEREGMVEREAALLPPPQ; the protein is encoded by the exons ATGCCCATCTCCTGTGAGAATGCCACGAGAGTACATGAGAATAGCCACCCTGCAATCAGCACCCTGATGTTTGCTGCTGGGGTGGTGGGCAATCTTTTAGCTCTGGGCATTCTAGGTGTGCATCGGAGAGAAAGGAGAGCCCGTGCATCACCATTCTGGGTTCTAGTGACTGGTCTGGCAGTGACAGACCTCCTGGGCACTTGTATACTAAGCCCTGTAGTCTTTGTTTCTTATGCTCAACAGTCATCCATCCTGGCACTGGGCGCAGCACCTCTTTGCCATCTCTTTGCTTTTGCCATGACCTTCTTCAGCTTAGCTTCTATGATGCTCCTCTTTTGTATGGCACTGGAGCGGTGCCTGGCAATCAGTCATCCCTACATGTATTCTCAACATGCCTGGGGACACCGTCTGGCCCATGCTGCCATTCCTGTTTCCTATGTTCTGGGAGCCCTACTCTGTGCTCTGCCTCTGGTCGGAGTAGGGGAACATAAACAGTATTGCCCAGGCACTTGGTGTTTCATCAGAATGACAGTACCAGGAGACAGGGAGAGTGGAGCACTAGCCTTTTCCTTGCTTTATGCCAGTCTTACTGGGCTTCTCATTGTGGCCATAGTTATTTGCAATACCTCAGTGACTGCCAGCCTTTGTCAAATGCGGAAAGGACAGAAGGCGCGAAGAGGCTCCTTGCGCAGATGTGGTGCTCGTGGCTGGCTTCTGGGAGCAGGAGAGGAGGAGTTGGAACATTTAATCCTCTTGGCACTGATGACCGTTATTTTCATGGTGTGCTCTGTACCCTTAACT CTGCGTGCTTTTCTAGGTGCACTTTATGAAGATGATAATGAATCAGGAGATCTACTGGCATTTAGATTCAGTGCCCTCAACCCCATCCTAGACCCATGGATCTTCATTATCTTCCGAGGATCTGTATTCAGGAAGCTCCGTTCTTTGCTTTGCTCTGGATGGAGCCACACTAACAAACCAACATGTGTCACTAGTTTCCTGGAACCTTCCAGCCCAGGATTCATACCGAGATCACCGGAATTGGTGCCGGTGGGCGACACACACTGTGCGGGGAATGTTCCAAGAGATTCTGAAAGAGAAGGCATGGTTGAACGAGAGGCTGCTTTACTTCCTCCACCACAATAA